Proteins from a genomic interval of Streptomyces sp. NBC_00820:
- a CDS encoding alpha/beta fold hydrolase, whose amino-acid sequence MTFAYRRLGPDGGVPLILLNHLSAVLDNWDPRVVDGLAARRPVITFDNRGVGASGGSTPDTIEAMARDTVLFIRALGYDRVDLLGLSMGGFIAQVIAAEEPDLVRKLILAGTGPAGGPGIDKVTSLTIKDTVKAVLTRKDPKQYLFFTDTAGGRRAAHAFLDRLKERTNDRDKAISLSSFRAQLKAIHHWGRQAPADLSRIHQPVLVANGESDRMVPSVNTVDLAARLPQGELEPLYPDAGHGGIFQHYDRFVPRALEFLER is encoded by the coding sequence ATGACCTTCGCCTACCGGCGGCTCGGCCCGGACGGCGGCGTGCCCCTGATCCTCCTCAACCACCTGTCCGCAGTCCTGGACAACTGGGATCCCCGCGTCGTCGACGGACTGGCCGCCCGACGCCCCGTGATCACCTTCGACAACCGCGGCGTCGGCGCGTCCGGCGGTTCCACACCCGACACGATCGAGGCGATGGCTCGCGACACCGTGCTGTTCATCCGGGCCCTCGGGTACGACAGGGTCGACCTGCTCGGCCTGTCGATGGGCGGCTTCATCGCCCAGGTCATCGCGGCAGAAGAACCCGATCTTGTACGCAAGCTCATCCTCGCGGGCACGGGACCCGCCGGAGGCCCCGGCATCGACAAGGTCACAAGCCTCACCATCAAGGACACCGTCAAGGCCGTCCTGACCCGCAAGGATCCCAAGCAGTACCTCTTCTTCACCGACACCGCCGGTGGCCGCCGGGCGGCCCACGCCTTCCTGGACCGGCTGAAGGAACGCACGAACGACCGCGACAAAGCCATCTCGCTCTCATCATTCCGCGCCCAGCTGAAGGCCATCCACCACTGGGGCCGCCAGGCACCGGCCGATCTGTCACGCATCCACCAACCGGTCCTGGTGGCCAACGGCGAGAGCGATCGCATGGTCCCCAGCGTCAACACCGTCGACCTGGCGGCCCGGCTGCCCCAAGGCGAACTCGAACCCCTCTACCCCGACGCCGGACACGGAGGGATCTTCCAGCACTACGACAGATTCGTCCCGCGGGCGCTCGAATTCCTGGAACGGTAG
- a CDS encoding NADP-dependent oxidoreductase, whose translation MKAFMVEKYGDQAGMRAAEAPDPQVGADDVLVKIHAAGVNPLDIRIRNGDFKAFMPYRLPLILGNDLAGTVVRVGPSVTRFAVGDEVYARPDKDRIGTFAELVAVHQDDLAPKPATLTMTEAASLPLVALTAWQALVERAHVQPGQKILVHAGAGGLGSIAVQLAKALGAHVATTVSTAKVDLAKDLGADVVIDYRTQDFEEVLDGYDVVLDSLGGENLAKSLRVLKPGGMAISVAGPPDPAFARELGANPILRLAMTALSFRTRHNARRHGVTYSFLFMKASGDQLRELTPLIDTGKIRPVVDRVFPFEETLQAMEYVERGRAKAGKVVVAMT comes from the coding sequence ATGAAGGCTTTCATGGTCGAGAAGTACGGCGACCAGGCCGGGATGCGCGCCGCCGAAGCACCCGACCCCCAGGTAGGTGCCGACGACGTCCTGGTCAAGATCCACGCGGCGGGCGTGAACCCGCTGGACATCAGGATCCGCAACGGGGACTTCAAGGCGTTCATGCCATACCGCCTCCCGCTCATTCTGGGCAACGACCTCGCAGGGACGGTCGTCCGGGTCGGCCCGTCCGTCACCCGCTTCGCGGTGGGCGACGAGGTCTACGCCCGGCCCGACAAGGACCGCATCGGTACCTTCGCCGAACTCGTCGCCGTCCACCAGGACGACCTGGCGCCCAAACCGGCCACCCTCACCATGACCGAGGCCGCCTCCCTCCCCCTGGTCGCCCTCACCGCATGGCAGGCACTGGTCGAGCGGGCACACGTGCAACCGGGTCAGAAGATCCTCGTCCACGCGGGCGCCGGCGGCCTCGGCTCCATCGCCGTCCAGCTGGCCAAGGCGCTGGGCGCGCACGTGGCCACCACCGTGAGCACCGCCAAGGTCGACCTGGCCAAGGACCTCGGCGCGGACGTCGTCATCGACTACCGCACCCAGGACTTCGAAGAGGTCCTCGACGGCTACGACGTCGTCCTCGACAGCCTCGGCGGCGAGAACCTCGCCAAATCCCTGCGCGTTCTCAAGCCCGGCGGCATGGCCATCAGCGTCGCGGGCCCGCCCGACCCCGCCTTCGCCCGCGAACTGGGTGCGAACCCGATCCTCCGCCTGGCCATGACCGCCCTCAGCTTCAGAACCCGGCACAACGCCAGGCGCCACGGTGTGACGTACTCGTTCCTGTTCATGAAGGCCAGCGGCGACCAACTGCGTGAACTGACCCCCCTCATCGACACCGGGAAGATCCGCCCCGTCGTCGACCGCGTCTTCCCGTTCGAAGAAACCCTCCAGGCCATGGAATATGTCGAGAGGGGACGGGCAAAGGCCGGCAAAGTCGTCGTCGCGATGACGTAA
- a CDS encoding aldo/keto reductase: protein MRYTTFGHRTGLRVSEYALGTANFGTGWGAGAEPDEARRIFDRFAEAGGTFLDSADGYQFGESEELTGKLISADREHFVLATKFSLGAAPQPDISRTGNSRKNMVASVEASLKRLGTDYIDLLWVHFPDELTPMDELLRGLDGLVSAGKIHHAALSNFPAWRVSRAVTLADLKNWAPIVGIQHEYSLVERTADRELLPMAESLGLGAALWSPLGGGLLTGKYRSSAEGRLSDLGMVIHTESTDQKTAVVDTVLAIAEETGVTPAQVAVAWVRERAARSVATLVPIIGPRSLSQLDSYLGALDVQLTDAQYSRLAEVSAVPLGMPHEGIAATLDRLQGGAADRVTAPVVPVA from the coding sequence ATGCGTTACACAACCTTCGGACACCGGACCGGACTGCGCGTGTCCGAGTACGCGCTCGGCACCGCGAACTTCGGCACCGGCTGGGGCGCAGGTGCCGAGCCGGACGAGGCACGCCGGATCTTCGACCGGTTCGCCGAGGCCGGCGGCACCTTCCTCGACAGCGCGGACGGCTACCAGTTCGGCGAGTCTGAAGAGCTGACCGGAAAGCTGATCTCCGCCGACCGCGAGCACTTCGTGCTGGCCACCAAGTTCTCCCTCGGGGCCGCGCCGCAGCCGGACATCTCCAGGACCGGCAACAGCCGCAAAAACATGGTCGCCTCGGTCGAGGCCAGCCTGAAGCGCCTGGGCACCGACTACATCGACCTGCTGTGGGTGCACTTCCCCGACGAGCTCACTCCGATGGACGAACTCCTGCGCGGACTCGACGGCCTGGTGAGCGCCGGCAAGATCCACCACGCCGCACTGTCCAACTTCCCGGCCTGGCGCGTCTCGCGCGCGGTAACCCTCGCGGACCTGAAGAACTGGGCCCCGATCGTGGGCATCCAGCACGAGTACAGCCTCGTCGAGCGCACCGCCGACCGCGAACTGCTACCCATGGCCGAGAGCCTCGGGCTCGGCGCCGCCCTGTGGTCCCCGCTCGGCGGCGGACTGCTCACCGGCAAGTACCGCAGCTCCGCCGAGGGGCGCCTGAGCGACCTGGGCATGGTCATCCACACCGAGAGCACCGACCAGAAGACCGCCGTCGTCGACACCGTCCTGGCGATCGCCGAGGAGACCGGCGTGACGCCCGCCCAGGTGGCAGTGGCCTGGGTGCGCGAGCGCGCCGCCCGCTCCGTTGCCACGCTCGTCCCGATCATCGGCCCGCGCAGTCTCTCCCAGCTCGACAGCTACCTCGGCGCCCTCGACGTCCAGCTGACCGACGCGCAGTACAGCCGCCTGGCCGAGGTCAGCGCGGTGCCGCTCGGCATGCCCCACGAAGGGATCGCCGCCACCTTGGACCGCCTCCAAGGAGGCGCCGCCGACCGCGTCACCGCCCCGGTCGTGCCGGTGGCCTGA
- a CDS encoding SDR family oxidoreductase — protein MELKNAVAVVTGANRGLGRHLAAQLVERGAKVYAAARRPETVDVPGSVPLRLDVTDEASIREAARIASDATLLINNAGISTGATLIGGDTDEVRREMETNFYGPLAATRAFAPVIEGNGGGAVLNVLSALSWFHPAGLGSYAASKAAAWALSDATREELAPRGITVSALHVGYMDTDMAAGVPADQKVAAADVAAQALYGIETGLPEILADETSRYVKQSLAAAPQPNAG, from the coding sequence ATGGAACTGAAGAACGCGGTCGCGGTCGTCACCGGCGCCAACCGGGGCCTCGGGCGGCACCTGGCCGCCCAGCTCGTGGAGCGCGGCGCGAAGGTGTATGCGGCGGCCCGCCGCCCCGAGACCGTCGATGTGCCGGGCTCCGTCCCGCTGCGCCTCGACGTGACGGACGAGGCATCGATACGGGAGGCCGCCCGCATCGCGTCGGATGCGACCCTACTGATCAACAACGCGGGCATCTCCACCGGCGCGACGCTGATCGGAGGCGACACCGATGAGGTGCGTCGGGAGATGGAGACCAACTTCTACGGCCCGCTCGCCGCGACCCGCGCCTTCGCCCCTGTCATCGAGGGCAACGGCGGCGGCGCCGTGCTCAACGTCCTGTCCGCCCTGTCCTGGTTCCACCCGGCAGGACTCGGCTCCTACGCCGCGTCCAAGGCCGCCGCTTGGGCGCTGAGCGACGCGACCCGTGAGGAGCTGGCACCGCGCGGGATCACCGTCTCGGCGCTGCACGTCGGCTACATGGACACCGACATGGCCGCCGGCGTGCCCGCCGACCAGAAGGTCGCCGCCGCCGACGTCGCGGCCCAGGCCCTGTACGGCATCGAGACGGGCCTGCCCGAGATCCTCGCCGACGAGACAAGCCGGTACGTCAAGCAGAGCCTGGCCGCGGCACCCCAGCCGAACGCAGGCTGA
- a CDS encoding TetR/AcrR family transcriptional regulator — protein MGRVSQAQAEENRRRVVDTASRLFREQGTQVSVADLMKAAGLTHGAFYKQFASKEALVDEATAHAFDELARGHTAGLAQYEGRRDAAQRALIDAYLSVEHRDDPADGCPVAALATDIAREGGGREARRVYTEGVADFADFLGGDDQDGIVRLCTLFGALVLSRATKGSPLSGEILAAAHAALTEAG, from the coding sequence ATGGGCCGCGTATCGCAGGCGCAGGCGGAGGAGAACCGCAGGCGGGTGGTGGACACCGCCTCGCGGCTGTTCCGGGAGCAGGGCACTCAGGTGAGCGTCGCCGACCTGATGAAGGCGGCCGGCCTGACCCACGGCGCCTTCTATAAGCAGTTCGCTTCCAAGGAAGCGCTCGTCGACGAGGCCACCGCTCACGCCTTCGACGAGCTCGCCCGGGGTCACACCGCCGGGCTCGCGCAGTACGAAGGGCGGCGCGACGCCGCCCAGCGAGCGCTGATCGACGCCTACCTCTCCGTCGAACACCGCGACGACCCGGCGGACGGCTGCCCGGTCGCCGCGCTCGCCACGGACATCGCACGCGAAGGCGGGGGTCGAGAGGCCCGCCGTGTCTACACCGAGGGGGTGGCCGACTTCGCCGACTTCCTCGGCGGTGACGACCAGGACGGCATCGTCCGCCTCTGCACCCTGTTCGGTGCGCTGGTCCTGTCCCGGGCCACCAAGGGCTCCCCGCTCTCCGGGGAGATCCTCGCCGCCGCGCACGCGGCCTTGACCGAAGCAGGCTGA
- a CDS encoding carbohydrate kinase family protein yields the protein MARPQAPVSVTVLGECVADAFTDPARSSSDELALRALPGGGPANTAVALARLGTPTRFLGRFSHDVFGTLFRARLSASGVDLTGSVTAPEPSTLAVADLDDSGQATYTFYADSAADWQWTTDELAATQQDDAACLHTGSLALIRQPGGTRIEDHLAQAREHVTVSIDPNVRPLLVPPAAYRERLPHWCALADILRLSEDDLALLLPGAGAEEACDTWHAAGARLVVITLGGRGALASLDGLRVTVAAPAIDVVDTVGAGDSFTAGLLHRLAALGHLGGRLDALSLEDLTDACSFAARVAALTCSVPGANPPLADAVGLKAGVDGLLPHA from the coding sequence ATGGCCCGACCCCAGGCCCCCGTCAGTGTCACCGTCCTCGGCGAGTGCGTCGCCGACGCCTTCACCGACCCCGCCCGGTCCAGCTCCGATGAACTCGCACTGCGGGCCCTGCCCGGTGGCGGCCCCGCCAACACCGCCGTCGCTCTCGCCCGGCTCGGCACCCCCACCCGCTTCCTCGGCCGGTTCTCCCACGACGTCTTCGGCACCCTCTTCCGTGCCCGCCTCAGCGCCTCCGGCGTCGATCTGACCGGCAGCGTGACCGCTCCCGAGCCCAGCACCCTCGCCGTCGCCGACCTCGACGACTCCGGCCAGGCCACCTACACCTTCTACGCCGACAGCGCCGCCGACTGGCAGTGGACCACCGACGAACTCGCCGCCACCCAGCAGGACGACGCGGCCTGCCTGCACACGGGCTCCCTGGCACTCATACGCCAACCCGGCGGCACCCGCATCGAGGACCACCTCGCCCAGGCACGCGAGCACGTCACCGTGTCCATCGACCCCAACGTCCGCCCCCTGCTCGTACCCCCCGCCGCCTACCGCGAACGGCTCCCCCACTGGTGCGCCCTCGCCGACATCCTTCGCCTCAGCGAGGACGACCTCGCGCTGCTCCTGCCGGGTGCTGGCGCCGAGGAGGCGTGCGACACCTGGCACGCCGCCGGCGCGCGCCTCGTCGTCATCACCTTGGGCGGACGGGGCGCCCTCGCCTCCCTCGACGGTCTCCGCGTCACCGTCGCGGCCCCGGCCATCGACGTCGTCGACACCGTCGGCGCCGGGGACTCCTTCACCGCGGGCCTGCTCCACCGGCTCGCCGCCCTCGGCCACCTCGGCGGCCGACTCGACGCACTGAGCCTCGAAGACCTGACCGACGCCTGCTCCTTCGCCGCTCGCGTCGCCGCCCTGACCTGCTCAGTCCCCGGCGCGAACCCGCCTCTGGCGGATGCAGTGGGGCTGAAAGCCGGGGTGGATGGGCTCCTGCCCCATGCCTGA
- a CDS encoding LacI family DNA-binding transcriptional regulator, which yields MSDVARHAGVSRTTVSFVLNDKPGASIPDETRRRILEAIDELGYRPNAGARALAANRSGWFGLITEIVTGPFAGEVITGAQSRAWGDRRFLLIAASEGDPAQEAAALDQMLEHRVEGLLYATTWHRAVTLPKAAREVPTVLVNCYDVDGELPCILPDEVSGGYKATRRLLDSGHTRIGFINLDPAIPAAIGRREGYERALREAGITPDTSLVVPGWATADSAYTAACELLDRPAGDRPTALFCGNDRMAMGAYDAIKERGLRIPHDVAVVGFDNQELIAAYLRPKLTTLALPFEAMGTKGIDMLAALAAGQPLDTHRVTIDCPLLERSSV from the coding sequence ATGAGCGATGTGGCCCGCCATGCGGGTGTCTCGCGGACCACGGTCTCCTTCGTCCTGAACGACAAGCCCGGTGCCTCCATCCCTGACGAGACCCGTCGGCGGATCCTGGAGGCGATCGACGAGCTCGGCTACCGGCCCAACGCCGGGGCGCGGGCGCTGGCCGCGAACCGCAGCGGGTGGTTCGGGCTGATCACCGAGATCGTGACCGGCCCGTTCGCGGGGGAGGTGATCACGGGCGCGCAGAGCCGCGCCTGGGGTGACCGGAGGTTCCTGCTGATCGCCGCGAGCGAGGGCGATCCCGCCCAGGAGGCCGCCGCGCTCGACCAGATGCTGGAGCACCGGGTGGAAGGGCTGCTGTACGCCACGACCTGGCACCGCGCCGTCACGCTCCCCAAGGCCGCCCGGGAGGTGCCGACGGTGCTCGTCAACTGCTACGACGTGGACGGTGAGCTGCCGTGCATCCTGCCCGACGAGGTGTCGGGCGGATACAAGGCGACCCGCCGGCTCCTGGATTCCGGTCACACCCGCATCGGGTTCATCAACCTCGACCCGGCGATCCCGGCCGCCATCGGCAGGCGCGAAGGGTACGAACGTGCCCTGCGCGAGGCCGGGATCACCCCCGACACGTCCCTCGTCGTCCCCGGCTGGGCGACCGCCGACAGCGCCTATACCGCCGCCTGCGAACTGCTGGACCGCCCGGCCGGCGACCGGCCGACCGCGCTGTTCTGCGGAAACGACCGGATGGCGATGGGCGCGTACGACGCGATCAAGGAACGTGGACTGCGCATCCCGCACGACGTGGCCGTGGTGGGGTTCGACAACCAGGAACTCATCGCCGCCTATCTGCGGCCGAAGCTGACGACGCTCGCCCTGCCCTTCGAGGCCATGGGCACCAAGGGCATTGACATGCTCGCCGCTCTCGCAGCCGGGCAGCCGCTCGACACCCACCGGGTGACGATCGACTGCCCGCTGCTCGAACGCTCGTCGGTCTGA
- a CDS encoding ABC transporter substrate-binding protein yields the protein MAPSRIPSRRPRAVLRAVTATAAAALVLSACTGGSGTAGAGDTSGNQLLTIPREDLATFTRNFNPLSPQAAPMTLQAVYEPLAVHSMADAKDTPWLATKWEQAKDGKSLTFTLRDGVKWSDGQALTADDVVYTFELQKKVLGGFDYLDKVTAVDAHTVKFSFNKAFSTAFFEISGHYILPKHIWSKVKDPAKFTNPNPVGTGPYTKIEKFQSQSYELRKNPDYWQPAKQQIAGIQMLAFSGNDSANIAFTNGEVDWTQSFIPDIEKSFVAKDKKHNHYWFPATGAMINWQLNTTKAPFDDPAVRKALSMAVDRGQITKVAMNGYAEPADCMGLARTYDKWRDTSLAASCTWTKYDTDAAAKALDAAGYKESGGKRKLKNGKNFTLDISVGSASSDWISVANIIKQNLAKVGITAIVKTPDWSAVSSSYNTGTFDTGIVWSNNGATPYEYFRGVMSTKMVQPVGKQATENYHRFGDKKADKLIDAFAAATDESAQHEQMNGLQALYNKDAPVVPLFTGPEWGAYTDARFTGWPTEKNPYATLGNRNGSTILVLTSLKPVKG from the coding sequence ATGGCACCTTCCCGCATACCTTCACGGCGGCCCCGAGCCGTCCTGAGAGCGGTCACCGCGACCGCCGCCGCAGCCCTGGTCCTGTCCGCCTGTACGGGTGGCTCGGGCACTGCCGGCGCCGGTGACACCTCCGGCAACCAGCTGCTCACCATCCCGCGCGAGGATCTGGCGACGTTCACGCGCAACTTCAACCCGCTCTCCCCGCAGGCCGCCCCTATGACCCTGCAGGCGGTCTACGAGCCGCTGGCGGTGCACAGCATGGCGGATGCCAAGGACACGCCGTGGCTGGCCACCAAGTGGGAGCAGGCCAAGGATGGCAAGTCCCTCACCTTCACGTTGCGCGACGGCGTCAAGTGGTCGGACGGCCAGGCTCTCACCGCCGACGACGTCGTCTACACCTTCGAGCTCCAGAAGAAGGTGCTGGGCGGCTTCGACTACCTGGACAAGGTCACCGCGGTCGACGCCCACACGGTGAAGTTCTCCTTCAACAAGGCGTTCTCGACTGCCTTCTTCGAGATCAGCGGCCACTACATCCTGCCGAAGCACATCTGGTCCAAGGTGAAGGACCCGGCGAAGTTCACCAACCCGAACCCGGTCGGCACCGGCCCTTACACCAAGATCGAGAAGTTCCAGAGCCAGTCGTACGAGCTGCGCAAGAACCCCGACTACTGGCAGCCGGCGAAGCAGCAGATCGCCGGCATCCAGATGCTCGCCTTCTCCGGCAACGACAGCGCTAACATCGCCTTCACCAACGGCGAGGTGGACTGGACGCAGTCGTTCATCCCGGACATCGAGAAGTCCTTCGTCGCCAAGGACAAGAAGCACAACCACTACTGGTTCCCGGCCACCGGCGCCATGATCAACTGGCAGCTGAACACCACCAAGGCCCCCTTCGACGACCCGGCCGTGCGCAAGGCGCTCAGCATGGCGGTAGACCGCGGCCAGATCACCAAGGTCGCGATGAACGGCTACGCCGAACCCGCCGACTGTATGGGCCTGGCCCGCACGTACGACAAGTGGCGTGACACGTCGCTGGCCGCCTCCTGCACCTGGACGAAGTACGACACCGACGCGGCGGCCAAGGCCCTGGATGCGGCCGGCTACAAGGAGAGCGGCGGCAAGCGCAAGCTGAAGAACGGCAAGAACTTCACCCTCGACATCTCCGTCGGCTCCGCCTCCTCCGACTGGATATCGGTCGCCAACATCATCAAGCAGAACCTCGCGAAGGTCGGCATCACCGCCATCGTGAAGACGCCCGACTGGTCGGCGGTCTCGTCCTCGTACAACACCGGCACCTTCGACACCGGCATCGTGTGGAGCAACAACGGCGCCACGCCGTACGAGTACTTCCGCGGCGTGATGTCGACCAAGATGGTGCAGCCGGTCGGCAAGCAGGCCACGGAAAACTACCACCGCTTCGGCGACAAGAAGGCCGACAAGCTCATCGACGCCTTCGCCGCCGCCACGGACGAGAGTGCGCAGCACGAGCAGATGAACGGTCTGCAGGCGCTGTACAACAAGGACGCGCCCGTCGTCCCGCTGTTCACCGGCCCCGAGTGGGGCGCGTACACGGACGCCCGCTTCACCGGCTGGCCCACCGAGAAGAACCCGTACGCCACCCTCGGCAACCGCAACGGCAGCACGATCCTCGTGCTCACGTCGCTGAAGCCCGTCAAGGGCTGA
- a CDS encoding ABC transporter permease, translating to MRLILRNLGFYLLAFWASITLNFVLPRFMPGDPVSRMFAQAQGTMQPDQIAQLRKLFGLDNRPLWEQYVSYVKSVFTGDLGISITRFPTPVTDVIGSQIGWTLLLGGVALVIAAVLGNLLGIVAAWRRGGVLDSAFPPLLIFVGSFPYFWLAMGALYLFGVSLGWFPMRHAYDVGLTPGFNGEFLSNVATHLVLPALTIVLVSIGGWMLGMRNTMIATTAEDYITMAEAKGLSPSRIMFRYAARNALLPSVTNFGMALGFVVGGALLTEVVFAYPGIGYQLLMAVQGLDYPLMQGIFLTITAAVLIANFLVDLVYVRLDPRVRVR from the coding sequence GTGCGTCTCATCCTGCGCAATCTGGGGTTCTATCTGCTCGCCTTCTGGGCCTCCATCACCCTGAACTTCGTTCTCCCGCGCTTCATGCCGGGCGACCCGGTCTCACGGATGTTCGCGCAGGCCCAGGGCACCATGCAGCCCGACCAGATAGCCCAGCTGCGCAAACTCTTCGGCCTCGACAACCGCCCCCTCTGGGAGCAGTACGTCTCCTACGTCAAGAGCGTCTTCACCGGTGACCTCGGCATCTCCATCACCCGCTTCCCCACCCCGGTCACCGACGTGATCGGCTCGCAGATCGGCTGGACCCTGCTCCTCGGTGGCGTCGCGCTCGTCATCGCCGCCGTGCTCGGCAACCTGCTCGGCATCGTCGCCGCCTGGCGGCGCGGCGGCGTCCTCGACTCCGCCTTCCCGCCCCTGCTGATCTTCGTCGGCTCCTTCCCGTACTTCTGGCTGGCGATGGGCGCGCTGTACCTGTTCGGGGTGAGCCTGGGCTGGTTCCCGATGCGGCACGCCTACGACGTCGGCCTGACCCCCGGCTTCAACGGCGAATTCCTCTCCAACGTCGCCACCCACCTGGTGCTGCCGGCACTGACCATCGTGCTGGTCTCCATCGGCGGCTGGATGCTCGGCATGCGCAACACCATGATCGCCACGACGGCCGAGGACTACATCACCATGGCCGAGGCCAAGGGGCTCAGCCCCTCGCGGATCATGTTCCGCTACGCCGCCCGCAACGCCCTGCTCCCCTCCGTCACCAACTTCGGCATGGCACTCGGCTTCGTCGTCGGCGGCGCCCTGCTCACCGAGGTCGTCTTCGCCTACCCCGGCATCGGCTACCAGCTGCTGATGGCCGTCCAGGGCCTGGACTACCCGCTGATGCAAGGCATCTTCCTGACGATCACGGCCGCGGTACTGATCGCGAACTTCCTCGTCGACCTCGTCTACGTCCGCCTCGACCCGCGCGTCCGCGTCCGCTGA
- a CDS encoding ABC transporter permease yields MTAIEIATATTPTVPARSSRRRGLLRQLTDSKKAMTGLMLLALFALLALLAPVLVPGEPSLINSTGSQVPSAAHWLGTTAKGQDVLALTLWGARSSLFVGFTVGLVATAVAIVVGLAAAYFGRIVDDALTLVTNIFLLLPGLPLLIILAAFLPPGTSTVILVLVVTGWAGSARVLRAQAKSIRGKDFVAAAVVTGERPLRIMFREILPNMASVVMTTLLGCVIFGIGAQAGLEFLGLGDSSVVSWGTNLYWASNDGALMTGAWWAFVPSGLCIALVAFALALVNYAVDEITNPRLRNRRARRERRG; encoded by the coding sequence ATGACCGCCATCGAAATCGCAACGGCCACCACGCCGACAGTCCCCGCGCGCTCATCCCGCCGGCGCGGACTGCTACGCCAGCTCACCGACAGCAAGAAGGCGATGACCGGGCTGATGCTGCTCGCTCTCTTCGCTCTCCTTGCTCTGCTCGCTCCCGTCCTCGTCCCGGGTGAACCGTCGCTCATCAACTCCACGGGCAGCCAGGTCCCTTCGGCCGCACACTGGCTCGGTACGACCGCCAAGGGACAGGACGTGCTCGCCCTCACCCTGTGGGGCGCGCGCAGCTCGCTCTTCGTCGGGTTCACCGTGGGGCTGGTGGCGACCGCGGTCGCCATCGTCGTCGGCCTCGCGGCCGCCTACTTCGGCCGCATTGTGGACGACGCGCTGACCCTGGTCACCAACATCTTCCTGCTGCTGCCCGGACTGCCGCTGCTCATCATCCTGGCCGCGTTCCTGCCGCCCGGGACCTCCACCGTGATCCTGGTTCTCGTCGTCACCGGCTGGGCGGGCTCGGCCCGGGTCCTGCGCGCGCAGGCCAAGTCGATCCGGGGCAAGGACTTCGTGGCCGCCGCGGTCGTCACCGGGGAGCGCCCGCTGCGGATCATGTTCCGCGAGATCCTGCCCAACATGGCGTCCGTGGTGATGACCACGCTGCTCGGCTGCGTGATCTTCGGCATCGGCGCCCAGGCTGGCCTGGAATTCCTCGGCCTCGGCGACAGCAGCGTCGTCAGCTGGGGTACCAACCTGTACTGGGCCAGCAACGACGGCGCGTTGATGACCGGCGCCTGGTGGGCCTTCGTCCCCTCCGGACTGTGCATCGCGCTCGTCGCGTTCGCGCTCGCGCTGGTCAACTATGCGGTCGACGAGATCACCAACCCGAGGCTGCGCAACCGCCGTGCCCGCCGCGAGAGGAGGGGCTGA
- a CDS encoding ABC transporter ATP-binding protein, translating into MEPVLELSGLRVEYRGDGRTVVGADEVSFSIGAGEIFGLAGESGCGKSTIANAVMRLLKPPAEITAGSIRFQGRDVLALDARELRAFRWREIAMVFQSAMNSLNPVLTIGEQTVDIFTTHEKLKKRVARERAGELLELVGIDPGRLKAYPHQLSGGMRQRVVIAMAVALRPRLLIMDEPTTALDVVVQQEIMAQIRDLQRELGFSILFITHDMSLMVELSDRMGVMYGGRIVELAAAKDLFTGPLHPYTEALMNAFPPLTGPRRELTGLFDAPRTADSCGFHVRCPEDRSDCSMTIPDLREVAPGRWVARSVAPSPEGASR; encoded by the coding sequence ATGGAACCCGTACTTGAACTGAGCGGCCTGCGCGTCGAATACCGCGGCGACGGACGCACCGTGGTCGGCGCCGACGAGGTCTCCTTCTCCATCGGCGCCGGAGAGATCTTCGGCCTCGCCGGAGAGTCCGGCTGCGGCAAGTCGACCATCGCCAACGCGGTCATGCGGCTGCTGAAGCCCCCGGCGGAGATCACCGCGGGCAGCATCCGCTTCCAGGGGCGGGACGTCCTCGCCCTGGACGCACGTGAGCTGCGCGCCTTCCGATGGCGGGAGATCGCGATGGTCTTCCAGTCGGCGATGAACTCCCTCAACCCCGTTCTGACCATCGGCGAGCAGACCGTCGACATCTTCACCACCCACGAGAAGCTGAAGAAGCGGGTCGCGAGGGAGCGGGCGGGAGAGCTCCTGGAGCTGGTGGGCATCGACCCGGGGCGGCTGAAGGCGTACCCGCACCAGCTGTCCGGCGGTATGCGTCAGCGCGTGGTCATCGCCATGGCCGTCGCGCTCCGCCCCCGGCTGCTGATCATGGACGAGCCGACGACCGCGCTCGACGTGGTCGTGCAGCAGGAGATCATGGCGCAGATCCGCGACCTCCAGCGGGAGCTGGGCTTCTCCATCCTCTTCATCACTCACGACATGTCCCTGATGGTCGAGCTGTCGGACCGCATGGGCGTGATGTACGGCGGACGGATCGTGGAACTCGCCGCCGCCAAGGACCTGTTCACGGGGCCCCTCCACCCGTACACCGAGGCGCTGATGAACGCCTTCCCGCCGCTTACCGGCCCGCGCCGCGAACTCACCGGCCTGTTCGACGCCCCGCGCACCGCCGACAGCTGTGGCTTCCACGTCCGCTGTCCCGAGGACCGCTCGGACTGCTCCATGACCATCCCCGACCTGCGCGAGGTCGCGCCCGGCCGCTGGGTGGCCCGCAGTGTGGCCCCCAGTCCGGAAGGAGCCTCCCGATGA